Part of the Psilocybe cubensis strain MGC-MH-2018 chromosome 11, whole genome shotgun sequence genome is shown below.
TCGAGACACCGGCAAACCAAAGAAACGAAACTATgggcaaagaaagaaatggggTACATATTTCGGAAAGCACTTTAACGTTAGCCACAGGAGCCGCGGCGGTATTCCAATCTGGTTCATTGTGCTCGTGATCGTGAGTATAAGCTATTTTAAAATCTCTGTCGATGAAAGCTCCGAACCGGGCCATTCAACGAAAACGCGAAAAATAAGATTCTAAACTTCAAGTTTGTATATTTGAGCAATGTCATGATATCAAAATGGATATTTCAATCGGCTATGATCTGGATTTTTCCTGGGGTTCAATGAACTCCCGTTCATCCAGTCTAGTGATTTATCTCAACCCCTTCTTGAATCAAGGCCGCAGCTGCAGAGTTTCTAGGTTTGATAGCACATTTGAAGGGTAATGGATATCTAATGGTACCCCGCATTATTATAAGTGCGCAACCAGAATCAGAATATATATTCTACTCACGATAGCATGCCACTAGTGAATTCTGGCTTGGGAATCACAGGGTTCCCACCGTCGTCGATGAATGGCTTAATTTCGAAGACACTTAGGACAGATGAAATGATGCAGTAAAGCCCGTTGTCGCTCATGTGCCTCCCTGGGCATATGCTATTGGTAGTGATGTGTAATCTTTCTAGAGATGTCATAACTTAAGAAATATTTACTCACCGTCGTCCAAAGCCAAAGGCTGCGCAATCTGGGCTTCTTACATTGGGATCAAGCTTTCCATCCTTCAGATATCTGTCAGGATTAAATTCAAGTGGATCCTTGAATTCTTCAGGGTCATGCAAAATTGTCCTGTTTTAAAAAAGTTGCAGAAGTTTCACTGAATCTCAAGAGACATAGACATACCATGCATTTCCCAGTACAACAGTTCCACGGGGAATAAAATAACCATCgtattcatcatcttccGAGGACACGTGGCCAACGGCTGCACACAGCCATGTAAGCTATATTTATGTATCATACCCCGGCAGTTCCCCAAGTGCCATGATACATCCTGGTGGGGAGAGTCCCAACTGCCCAAGGTGATGTATCAGAGGGTCTGTGGGCGGTATAATCACTGCCGAAGCCTTGCCGGTTGATCCCAACCAAACAATGCACCAGGCGGCCCCGCCGGGGAAATTTTGGGGATTTTGCACTGTTCTGTAGGCGTTTTGGCGAGAAAAGGACGCCGAAATAATCTATTAATATGTCTACATCTAAAAC
Proteins encoded:
- a CDS encoding Cytochrome P450 monooxygenase COX1, coding for MYHGTWGTAGLTWLCAAVGHVSSEDDEYDGYFIPRGTVVLGNAWTILHDPEEFKDPLEFNPDRYLKDGKLDPNIAQPLALDDERLHITTNSICPGRHMSDNGLYCIISSVLSVFEIKPFIDDGGNPVIPKPEFTSGMLS